Genomic segment of Paenalkalicoccus suaedae:
TAAATGGTAGCTATGCAGCAGTAGCGACACATGATCATAACGTGATTGCAGAGATCAAAAAGTTTGCAGCGGAAAATGATATTCCAGTTGATAAGTTCGAATTCCAAATGCTCTACGGCTTCCGTACGGATATGCAGGCAGACATTCGAAGCGAAGGCTATAAAATGCGTGTATACGTTCCGTTTGGGAACGACTGGTACGGCTACTTTATGCGCCGTTTAGCAGAGCGACCGCAAAACGTGGCGTTTGCTGTTCGCGGACTTCTTTCTAAATAAGGGTTTAATCAATCAGGTAGGGCTTGCCCTGCCTGTTCGTGCGTAGCTTTACGAGGCGCATGTAATTTTGGATGAGGTGAATAGGATGAAGCAAAAGATTTCGATTATCGGTGTACCAATGGATTTAGGTCAAATGCGTCGTGGTGTTGATATGGGACCTAGCGTCATTCGCTATGCGGGTGTCGTGGAGCGTTTAGAAGCGCTTGGTTATGCAGTTGAGGATCGCGGAGATGTAAAAATTGGTCGTCCATCTACACTTGATGTGAAAAATGACGACAATTTAAAGGATTTAAACGTAGTAATTGAAGCGAACCAAACATTGGCAGAGGAAGTTTCTAAAGCAGTGGCAGAGGATGCATTCCCACTTATTTTAGGAGGCGACCACAGCATCGCGATCGGCTCACTCGCAGGAGTTGCTGATAAAGTCGATCAGCTTGGCGTCATTTGGTATGATGCGCACGGCGACTTAAATACAGGAGAGACGTCTCCATCAGGGAATATTCACGGGATGCCTCTTGCTGCAAGTCTTGGTATCGGCCATCCATCCTTAACGGAAATCGGCGGCTATGCTCCGAAGGTTCGTCCGGAGAACGTGGTCATTATCGGAGCTCGTTCTTTAGATGAAGGTGAGCGCGAGTTAATTAAGGAAAAAGGTATCAAGGTATTTACGATGCACGAAGTCGATCGCCTCGGCATGAGCAAGGTAATGGAGCAAGCGATTGAGCACGTGACGAAAAACACAGACGGCGTGCACTTAAGCCTCGATTTAGACGCGTTAGATCCACTCTATGCGCCAGGCGTCGGTACACCGGTAATTGGTGGCCCTACATATCGCGAGACGCACCTTGCGATGGAGATGCTCGCTGAGAGCGGAATCATTACCTCAGCCGAGTTTGTCGAAGTAAACCCAATTTTAGACGTTAAAAATCAAACAGCCGAAGCGGCAGTTGCCTTGATTGGTTCCCTGTTTGGGGAGAAACTCTTGTAAGGGTCTGTGGGGATTTAATAGAAGGCTAGAAGCCAACTACTAGAGTGACTGCAGAAGCGGTTATGAGGTGGTTGGTTTTTTGTGGTTGGGAGGGAGGAATTGAAATTTGTTGGAGGCGGAGGTCCATAACGTTGGAATGGGGAACATGGAACATAACTGGTTTTATTCCTATCACTAAGTCCATAACTTTGGAATGCGGAACATAAAACTGAAATAGGGAACATAAAAGCTGAATAAGGCACATAACTAGGTGTCTAAGCAGAGGGAAGTCCATAACTTTTGAATAAGGCACATAAAATTGAAATGGGGAACATATTTCCGAAATGCGGAACATAACTCATACACAAAGCTTATAGCACTTAATAAATCTTGTACTTTCTCAACCTTTTAACGAAAAATGCTTTTATTTAAACTACAACTAGCGCGAGAATACAACCAATCTTTAAGATACAGTGGCTTTTTCGCGCATGAAGCAACTCCATGCGCGCTTTCAATGAGAGAAGTCCATAACTCCTGAATGGGGAACATAAAACTGAAATAGGGAACATAAAAACCGAATAAGGCACATAACTAGGTGTCTAAGCAGGGAGAAGTCCATAACTCCTGAATGGGGAACATAAAACTGAAATAGGGAACATAAAAACCGAATAAGGCACATAGCTAGGTGCCTAAGCAGAGAGAAGTCCATAACTTTTGCATAAGGCACATAAAATTGAAATAGGGAACATAACTTCAAAATACGGAACATAACACAAACAAAAAAGCACCGCACAGCAATTCCAGCCATGCGATGCTCTCTTATAAAAATTCTCAACTCCTTATTAAATAAGGAACTGCATAAGTGCTGTTGCGATACCAAAATAAATCAGCAACGAAAAGATATCGTTGATCGTGGTAATAAGTGGACCAGAGGCAACTGCTGGATCTAAGCCTACTCGCGATAAGATGATTGGAATGGTGGTACCAGCCATCGTCCCGATAATAAGTGTTGCTACAAGAGAGACACCTACAACGATACCAAATGCGACAGATTGCCAGAGTGTGGCGATTAAGAATACGAGCGCACCACAGACAATTCCAATAATGATACCCACTTTAAACTCTCGCCATATGAGCTTTAGCACGGTTTTACGGTCATTGTCGTTTGTAACAAGGCCGCGGACAACGACAGCAAGCGATTGCGTCCCAGTATTACCAGTCATACCTGCAATCATTGGCATGAAGAAAATAAGCGCAACGACCTGCTCTAACGTATTCTCAAAGCTATCTAAAATACTTCCTGATAAAAGTCCAATAAATAAGAGCAAAATAAGCCATGGTAGTCGTCTATAAGAGGCGACAAAGGCGGGGGTATTAAAGTCGATATCCTTACCGGATGCGGAAAGTTTCTCAATATCCTCTCGTGCTTCCTCGATGAAGACGTCGATAACGTCATCAACGGTAACGATCCCTTTTAACACGTTATTTTCGTCCACGACTGGCACTGCTAAAAAGTCATAGCGCTCAATCATTTGCGCAACTTCCTCTTGGTCCATATCGATTGGAGCAGAGATAACACGATTAAACATAATGTCGCGAATCATTTCGCTACCGTCGGCAATAAGCATGTCTCTGTAGCTGACAACGCCAACAAGCTTCTTATTTTCGTCAATTACATATAAGTAATAAATATTTCTCGTGAATTCTGCGAAGCTCTTAAACTTCTCGACAGCGTCACGGACAGTATAATAATCGCGAATCCAAACAAATTCGTTCGTCATAATACCACCGGCAGTTTCTGGCGGATAGCTCATTAACTGCTGGACGGTACGCGATTCTTCCTGCTCCATGGCAGATAAGTATTCAGCCAAGTTATCTTCCGAGATTTCGCTCAGTAAGTCGGCCAGGTCATCGTTCTCCATAATATCCATGATTTTAGAGGAGCGCTCAATACCAAGCTTCTGCAGGACTTCTAGCTGCATGTCCGAATCGAGCTCCATGATTAAATCGGCGATATTTGCTTTAGGTAAGAAGCTTAAAAACTTGTAGTGATGCTTCTCCGGCAACGCACGATATAATTCAGCGATATCGTATGGATGAAGCTCTTCAATCATCTCCTGAAAAGCAGTCTTCTGCGCTTCCTTTAAATAGCGGATTGTTAGTACGGTAAGTTTGTTTGTATCCATTCGGTCACATCCTCTCCAACATCTCTCTATACCCTTATTGTACAAAAAGATCACCTGCTTTGACACGCCCAACCCGATTTTCTTCAATGGCAGAAAAAGGGGGTAGAGTTTGTCGGGGATGTGAACGTTTGCATGCTTATTGTGAGAAAATTTTGTATCTGTGAGATGTATAATTGACCCTATGAAAATGTATGTGCTATACTTCAGATGGAATGAAAATCATTCTCAATTAGATTAGAATGATTCTAAATAAGCCTATAAATGAATCACTTATATATAGCTACGGGACTTGAGGAATAGTTTATTGCAGGAGGTTGGAGCATGAGCTTTTTACAGCTAGAGAATATTTCAAAAGTATTTGCAGGTGCAGGCAAGCCTGCAGTAAATGGGTTAAAGCTAACGATTAACCAAGGGGAAATCGTTTCTCTTTTAGGACCGAGTGGTTGTGGAAAGACGACAACACTTCGTATGATCGCCGGGTTTGAGAACCCATCGGAAGGAACGATTAAAATTGATGGAGCAACGATCGTGAAGGATGCCTTTGCGCTTCCCCCAGAAAAGCGCGGAATTGGCATGGTGTTTCAGGACTATGCTCTTTTCCCACACATGACGATCTTAAAGAATGTGATGTTTGGGCTAAATAAATGGAGCTCTCGTGACAAGAAGAAGCGAGCAAAGGAAGTGCTGGAGCTAGTTGGTTTAGAAGAGTTTGCGGATCGTTATCCGACTCAAATCTCTGGTGGTCAGCAACAACGCGTCGCATTAGCGCGTGCTTTGGCACCACGTCCGCACGTAGTATTGATGGACGAGCCATTTAGTAACTTGGACGCTGGTCTTCGCGAAAAGATGCGTTTTGAAATCACGAACATTTTGCGTCGTGCTAACACAACTGCAATCATTGTTACGCACGATCAAAAGGATGCATTTGCGGTCTCGGATCGTGTTGTTGTTATGAATGAAGGCGAAATCCAACAAATTGCTGCACCGAAAGAGATGTATCGCTGTCCAAAGAACTGTTTTGTCGCGCAGTTTGTCGGCAAAACAAACCTGCTTACAGGCAAAATGGATCAAGATCTCCGTAGCATCCATACACATATTGGTCGGGTTACGTTACCTGAGGAATCAAAGCAACTTCTTGAAGACGTGACGCTTTCAGTTAGACCAGAAGGCTGTATGCTCTCTGAGCAAGGTGCCTACTGTGGTAAGGTTGAGCGCGTGACGTATAGTGGAGAGTATCAAGAATTGCATGTCCACCTGCAAAACGACGGCGGATTAGCTCCTGCACCGATGCTTATTTATGCTCCCGTTGAGCAAGACATCGAAGTAGGTACGGTTGTCTCCTTCGATATCAAACCAGAACTCGTTGCATTAGTGGATTAATAGATTGTTACAGAGTAAGAGCCTGTCCTTTTGTGCAGGCTCTTTTTACTTGGGAAGAGCGATGCTGGGAAGGGCATTCCTAGTGCAAATTCCTACGCTTATTTGGAATCGTTATCAATAGTCACGCTTTTTTCATAATTACGATGAAAAGATACCAAAACCTTATTGACAATGATTCTCACTGTCAGTATAGTGAACATTAGTGATAATGAGAATCGTTATCAATAAAACAAACTACATACTAATTAGGAGTGAAGATACATGAAAAAGTCAACAAAGGTACTTATCTCAGCTGTATTATCTGCAAGTGTACTAGCTGCTTGTGGTAATAATGATGGAGCAAACACGGAAGAACCGGCTGCGAATACGAATACAAACGCAGGGGCAAATGAAGAAAACGCAACAAACGAAACAAATGAAACAAATGCGAACGGCACAGACGATGTTTCTAACAACGAAGGAAATAATGAAACAGCCGCTGATGCAGAACTTGAAGGCGAGCTTGTGGTATACTCAAACCGTAACGAACAGTTTGTACAATCACTATTAGATAAGTTTGAAGAAGAGACTGGCGTCGAAGTGCGCGCACTTCACGGAGCAGACCCACTTCAAGTACAAGAGGAAGCAAATAACGTCCAAGCAGATATCTTTATCTCAAATGATATCGGTGCGCTTGAATACTTAAATACAGAAGGACTTTTATCTCCTTCTAACCCAACAAACGTTGAATCGATTGATGAGCAATATCGTGCCGACGAAAATGAGTGGGTAGCAATCTCTGCTCGTGCTCGTGGATTCATTTATAATAAAGACATGATTTCTGAAGACGAAATGCCAACAAAAATGGAAGATCTACTTGACCCACAGTGGGCAGACGTCGAGAACGGCTATGCGATCACACGCGGTGGTAACGGCGGTATGATCGGTAACGTATCAGCGCTACGCTATGAGTGGGGTGATGACCAGACAATGGAATGGATCTCTGCTATTCAAGAAAATGCGGCAGGTATCTTCGAAGGGCACGGTGACATTCGTCGCGCAGTCGGTGCTGGTGAGCATGCATTTGGTCTAGTAAACAACTATTACTACCACCAACAGCTTGAAGAGCCAACAGATAACAACGTAGGCTTCATTTACACAGACCAAGGGGAAGGCGAAATGGGCGCAATTGCTAACGCAGCTGGCGCAGGTGTTGTCGCAGGAGCTCCAAACGAAGCAAATGCACAAGCGTTTATGGATTGGTTACTAGAGGATGAAAACCAGCTAGAATTTGTTGGAGAATCGTTGGAAGTACCAATGAACCCAGATCTAGAACCACCGTTCGCAGAAGCAGTCCCATTCTCTGAGCTTCAAGTACAAGATATGCCATTAAGTGAACTAGGTAATTACTTCCAAGATACAGTACAAATCATTGAAGACGCTGGCTTAGACCTAGAGTTACGCTAAACTAGCTTAGAAGATACTATCACGTTAGCGAGGGTAAACAGCTATGACTGAGGAGAATCGCAAGCAGATTTCACATACTAAAAAATCCCAGGCTGGAGACAAATCGTCTCCGGCCCTTCTCCGTTTCATAAGGCGGCGTTGGCTTGAAACGTGGAATGGGAATCCACCAGGGTTTATTCTCCTCACGATTGGAATTGTCGTTGCGATCCTGATGTCGATTCCGCTCCTTTATGTCATTTGGCGCTCTATATCTGCAGGCGCAGACAGCTGGATGCGTCTCCTCGGCGATCGTATCCCGCAATTACTATGGAACACCGTATCGCTAACCGTTGCCGTCACTGCCTTTGCGATCGTCATCGGGGTTTCTCTCGCATGGATCGTGACGCGCACAGATCTACCTGGACGCAAATGGTGGCAGTGGATGCTCGCCTTGCCACTAGTCATTCCGCCTTATGTCGGCGCGGTGACGTACATTATCGTCTTTGGGCCGAGTGGCTTTTTAGCGCGCGCGTGGCGAGAGAGCGACATGATCACGATGAGCTTTCCGATCAACATTTATTCCTTCTGGGGCGTCTTTTTCGTCTTGACGATGTTCACCTATCCATACGTCTTTTTGATCGCTAGTGCTTCTCTTCGGAAAATGAATCGAAACTTCGAGGAGGTTGCCCGCTCTCAAGGGATGACGACGTCGCAAATATTCTGGAAGGTTAATTTGCCTTTACTTAGACCGGCAATAGGCGCAGGGGCGATCCTTATTTCTCTATATGTCCTATCCGATTTCGGTGCTATTGCGATGATGCGCTACGTAACATTTACAGCGGCCATCTATTTCCAGCGAGCGAGCTTTGATATTCCGTCAGCAACGGTGCTAAGCCTTGTGCTGATCGTCATCACGATTATCGTTCTTTGGATCGAAGCGTACACGCGACGTAAAAACAAGTTTTACCAAACGTCTAACACGTTCCGAGAGCCCCAGATTTTATCGCTCGGTAAGTGGAAGCCACTCGCGATTATCTTTGTAAGTAGCGTCTTTTTTATGGCGGTCATTTTACCGATTGCAGTCCTCGTTTATTGGACAGTTATTGGAGCTGGGATGGGTGCGATTGATAGTAGCTTCTTTGAATTTGCTTGGAACAGTATTCAAGTATCTGGACTTGCAGCCCTTCTCTGTATGGTACTCGCGGTGCCAGTTATTTACTTAAAATCACGTCACCCGTCGATGATTTCAACGGGTATTGATAAGCTGAGCTACACAGGCTATGCATTACCTGGCGTCATCGTGGCACTCGGTCTCGTATTTATTTTTAACAATCACGTGCCGTTGCTTTACAATACGTTTTATATGATTGCCATTGCCTTTGTCGTTCGCTTCTTACCGCAGGCGATGCAGGCTGGCGAAGCATCCTTAAGCCTTGTTTCGCCACGAATGGATGAAGCTGCTCGAAGCCTAGGCTATCCGGCGTGGAAGGTCATGCTTAAAGTGACGCTCCCATCGATTTTACCCGGTATCTTAGCCGGAGGAGCGCTCGTATTTGTTAGCTCGATTAAAGAGCTACCAGCAACATTAATGCTCCGCCCGCCTGGATTCGATACGCTCGCCGTGCGCGTTTACTATAACGCGTCCGAGGCTATCTATCACCAGGCGGCACCAGGAGCCTTATTGATCGTGCTAGTCTCCATCATTCCTCTTCACTATTTGCTGAAAAGGTATTAGATACGCTTAATATGTGGTTGATTGAGCCCCTCGCTTTAGTTGGCGAGGGGCTTTTGTTTGGTTGAGATAGGAGTTATGGCAGAGTGGGATGAGGTTATGACAAAATGAGGTGCGGTTATGACAAAATGGCGTGAGGTTATGACAAGTTGAAGGAAAATTATGACAAGTTGCGGAGTATTTATGACAAAGCGGCGGATATTTATGACAAGTTGAAGGATAATTATGACAAGGTGCGGATTTACCGCAATTTTACTTTTAGTTATCACGAAATGCGTATCAGTTATCACAAAGCCAAGCTCCGTTTTCAAACGAATGGATCTGTCGCGTCTCCTAGCTCCTTATTTGCGTCTAATTAACGTGAGGTTTGACAATGTGGAGGTGTCCTGATGCACAAGTGATAAAGCCAGCTGCCCCTTTAGTAGAACAAAGAGAAAGACCAGCTCCCAATGAGCTGGCCTCCCTCGACATTCACATCATACAATTTTAAAAGAAGATCAAATCTACTACATAAAAGAACAGCACCATTAATCCAAATCCACCTGCAATGTACACCCATTTTGCTTGGCGGAATCGCTCGCGTTTCTTCCAGCGGTCGGGGTCGAAGCCGACATCGTCCTGATCATGGACATTCTGGTAATAGCTCTCGCGTGTAACTTTTGATAGAGTAAGAGGTGCTAACAGTGCACCTGCA
This window contains:
- a CDS encoding ABC transporter permease is translated as MTEENRKQISHTKKSQAGDKSSPALLRFIRRRWLETWNGNPPGFILLTIGIVVAILMSIPLLYVIWRSISAGADSWMRLLGDRIPQLLWNTVSLTVAVTAFAIVIGVSLAWIVTRTDLPGRKWWQWMLALPLVIPPYVGAVTYIIVFGPSGFLARAWRESDMITMSFPINIYSFWGVFFVLTMFTYPYVFLIASASLRKMNRNFEEVARSQGMTTSQIFWKVNLPLLRPAIGAGAILISLYVLSDFGAIAMMRYVTFTAAIYFQRASFDIPSATVLSLVLIVITIIVLWIEAYTRRKNKFYQTSNTFREPQILSLGKWKPLAIIFVSSVFFMAVILPIAVLVYWTVIGAGMGAIDSSFFEFAWNSIQVSGLAALLCMVLAVPVIYLKSRHPSMISTGIDKLSYTGYALPGVIVALGLVFIFNNHVPLLYNTFYMIAIAFVVRFLPQAMQAGEASLSLVSPRMDEAARSLGYPAWKVMLKVTLPSILPGILAGGALVFVSSIKELPATLMLRPPGFDTLAVRVYYNASEAIYHQAAPGALLIVLVSIIPLHYLLKRY
- a CDS encoding extracellular solute-binding protein gives rise to the protein MKKSTKVLISAVLSASVLAACGNNDGANTEEPAANTNTNAGANEENATNETNETNANGTDDVSNNEGNNETAADAELEGELVVYSNRNEQFVQSLLDKFEEETGVEVRALHGADPLQVQEEANNVQADIFISNDIGALEYLNTEGLLSPSNPTNVESIDEQYRADENEWVAISARARGFIYNKDMISEDEMPTKMEDLLDPQWADVENGYAITRGGNGGMIGNVSALRYEWGDDQTMEWISAIQENAAGIFEGHGDIRRAVGAGEHAFGLVNNYYYHQQLEEPTDNNVGFIYTDQGEGEMGAIANAAGAGVVAGAPNEANAQAFMDWLLEDENQLEFVGESLEVPMNPDLEPPFAEAVPFSELQVQDMPLSELGNYFQDTVQIIEDAGLDLELR
- a CDS encoding ABC transporter ATP-binding protein; this encodes MSFLQLENISKVFAGAGKPAVNGLKLTINQGEIVSLLGPSGCGKTTTLRMIAGFENPSEGTIKIDGATIVKDAFALPPEKRGIGMVFQDYALFPHMTILKNVMFGLNKWSSRDKKKRAKEVLELVGLEEFADRYPTQISGGQQQRVALARALAPRPHVVLMDEPFSNLDAGLREKMRFEITNILRRANTTAIIVTHDQKDAFAVSDRVVVMNEGEIQQIAAPKEMYRCPKNCFVAQFVGKTNLLTGKMDQDLRSIHTHIGRVTLPEESKQLLEDVTLSVRPEGCMLSEQGAYCGKVERVTYSGEYQELHVHLQNDGGLAPAPMLIYAPVEQDIEVGTVVSFDIKPELVALVD
- the rocF gene encoding arginase codes for the protein MKQKISIIGVPMDLGQMRRGVDMGPSVIRYAGVVERLEALGYAVEDRGDVKIGRPSTLDVKNDDNLKDLNVVIEANQTLAEEVSKAVAEDAFPLILGGDHSIAIGSLAGVADKVDQLGVIWYDAHGDLNTGETSPSGNIHGMPLAASLGIGHPSLTEIGGYAPKVRPENVVIIGARSLDEGERELIKEKGIKVFTMHEVDRLGMSKVMEQAIEHVTKNTDGVHLSLDLDALDPLYAPGVGTPVIGGPTYRETHLAMEMLAESGIITSAEFVEVNPILDVKNQTAEAAVALIGSLFGEKLL
- the mgtE gene encoding magnesium transporter — protein: MDTNKLTVLTIRYLKEAQKTAFQEMIEELHPYDIAELYRALPEKHHYKFLSFLPKANIADLIMELDSDMQLEVLQKLGIERSSKIMDIMENDDLADLLSEISEDNLAEYLSAMEQEESRTVQQLMSYPPETAGGIMTNEFVWIRDYYTVRDAVEKFKSFAEFTRNIYYLYVIDENKKLVGVVSYRDMLIADGSEMIRDIMFNRVISAPIDMDQEEVAQMIERYDFLAVPVVDENNVLKGIVTVDDVIDVFIEEAREDIEKLSASGKDIDFNTPAFVASYRRLPWLILLLFIGLLSGSILDSFENTLEQVVALIFFMPMIAGMTGNTGTQSLAVVVRGLVTNDNDRKTVLKLIWREFKVGIIIGIVCGALVFLIATLWQSVAFGIVVGVSLVATLIIGTMAGTTIPIILSRVGLDPAVASGPLITTINDIFSLLIYFGIATALMQFLI